A region of Homo sapiens chromosome X, GRCh38.p14 Primary Assembly DNA encodes the following proteins:
- the H2AB1 gene encoding histone H2A-Bbd type 1 translates to MPRRRRRRGSSGAGGRGRTCSRTVRAELSFSVSQVERSLREGHYAQRLSRTAPVYLAAVIEYLTAKVPELAGNEAQNSGERNITPLLLDMVVHNDRLLSTLFNTTTISQVAPGED, encoded by the coding sequence ATGCCGAGGAGGAGGAGACGCCGAGGGTCCTCCGGTGCTGGCGGCCGGGGGCGGACCTGCTCTCGCACCGTCCGAGCGGAGCTTTCGTTTTCAGTGAGCCAGGTGGAGCGCAGTCTACGGGAGGGCCACTACGCTCAGCGCCTGAGTCGCACGGCGCCGGTCTACCTCGCTGCGGTTATTGAGTACCTGACGGCCAAGGTCCCGGAGCTGGCGGGCAACGAGGCCCAGAACAGCGGAGAGCGGAACATCACTCCCCTGctgctggacatggtggttcacaacGACAGGCTACTGAGCACCCTTTTCAACACGACCACCATCTCTCAAGTGGCCCCTGGCGAGGACTAG